A genomic segment from Vespula pensylvanica isolate Volc-1 chromosome 25, ASM1446617v1, whole genome shotgun sequence encodes:
- the LOC122637329 gene encoding flocculation protein FLO11 isoform X4: MISEESGDTFMQTVFADNANPSVILNKMEADDGPSAINTNPNSIKAAQEEMGRLDILVCGQCHSVFHFIEEFQEHRTKEGACSQISHFRENTNNEQKAQVWAFLLWKDTQIQQEGSDRDSTNSWKLYQKWCKMDTHIRDSWITAGKTIQTFTKISNAKMQEVPRQTNSNVEGTKPLVVRKVIRNGQPEEASDTKKDAKSSEVKSQKGLESMDSEVEKKEKPKLKPSVKPKGKSTKATGDEDRDSSTEEYIVEKILAKRFNPKKRCSEYLLKWEGYSHESNTWEPAESVATCKYLLEEFERNLAKQKELKAAQQQASTKLSGKVAAQKAVIKSADASKPGPSNVVQAGRPMRSSKSKAMDQVKQWCGSMKDEESDILGKRRIDYSDSDSEEAGSSAAKRAKADTGSDEDWTGESEEEKLMGRSDVIQRAFNRANAQSNVTRGADGRPLLPRPTLRAATPTSVLGIGSPIRTPVRAPAPRQLQGQQTRQVLQKRTTVVNTQASSPSTATVTPVRPKFTVLSSQGKQVIKSGSPAQSKQSPKSSLGKPQSLLSPQQKLLMAKRKAQEAAGLIKPGGRGILAGNRASAGRGKAKAVESPTVIAPGNKPKESKLAEGDGLHMEFHEVGSEESSSEGEPELPPPEAETITTAEPDSPPRPFTLCPLTGRIIGPDGEPVEQPAEAENEPTPSTTLPNVKTVTTSSESTDTVATTTTAELVLPSLDSLAEGGGIMRVEMSPGGTTGTIVQTSEPAQIHLPNEAVSAPDLPCLDDTTTNTVTAPTTTISTSLTETPVSESTNTTQGVTTATVTSTTTISVASTDVNKPDEKMPEDRKVTEDTSNLVTITGEDGVVYQVTGQADDGQTLLVTRGADGEQQCVYVTTEQQGDEGSVLTLDHAVAEAVAQLIPDQVNLTSQFYVKEGDAEPTENPMVMSIMDNTNATDVTGSQEDSDGQAQVVAQVVQAEEPTPGGTRRVVLLLPDGNLMMTEVDEEQYAALELDK; this comes from the exons atgatatctgaAGAAAGTGGAGACACTTTTATG CAAACTGTATTTGCTGACAACGCAAATCCAAGCGTAATTTTGAACAAGATGGAAGCGGATGATGGCCCGTCGGCTATCAATACTAATCCTAATAGTATAAAAG ctGCACAAGAAGAAATGGGACGTTTAGATATTTTGGTCTGTGGCCAATGCCAttctgtttttcattttatcgaagaatttcAAGAGCACCGTACTAAGGAAGGAGCTTGTTCACAAATATCACATTTTCGTGAAAATACTAAT AATGAACAAAAAGCACAAGTTTGGGCCTTTCTTTTATGGAAAGATACACAAATTCAACAAGAAGGTTCGGACAGGGATTCAACCAATTCTTGGAAACTTTATCAAAAATGGTGTAAGATGGATACACATATTAGAGATTCATGGATCACAGCAGGAAAAACCATTCAAACATTCACTAAAATTAGTAATGCAAAAATGCAAGAAGTTCCAAGACAAACAAATTCTAATGTGGAAG GAACAAAACCATTAGTAGTACGTAAGGTTATAAGAAATGGACAACCAGAGGAAGCATCTGATACGAAAAAAGATGCTAAATCTTCCGAAGTAAAATCACAAAAAGGTTTAGAATCTATGGATAGTgaagttgaaaagaaagaaaagccaAAACTGAAGCCATCTGTTAAACCGAag ggTAAATCTACAAAAGCAACAGGAGATGAGGATAGAGACTCGAGTACTGAAGAATACATCGTGGAGAAAATTTTAGCTAAACGATTCAATCCAAAGAAGAGATGTTCAGAATATTTACTCAAATGGGAAGGTTATTCACA TGAAAGCAATACATGGGAACCTGCAGAAAGTGTTGCAACTTGCAAGTACTTATTAGaagaatttgaaagaaatttggCGAAACAAAAGGAACTGAAAGCGGCACAACAACAAGCAAGTACTAAATTGTCAGGAAAAGTCGCAGCACAAAAAGCAGTAATAAAATCAGCAGACGCTAGTAAACCAGGTCCGAGCAACGTGGTTCAAGCTGG ACGTCCTATGCGTTCAAGTAAATCTAAAGCAATGGACCAAGTAAAGCAATGGTGTGGTTCAATGAAAGATGAGGAGAGTGACA TATtaggaaagaggagaatagATTATTCTGATAGTGACTCCGAAGAAGCTGGCAGTAGCGCTGCGAAAAGGGCAAAGGCTGACACAGGTAGCGACGAGGATTGGACCGGAGAATCAGAAGAGGAAAAGCTGATGGGACGTAGTGATGTAATACAACGTGCATTTAACCGTGCAAACGCGCAATCTAATG TAACGCGTGGTGCGGATGGTCGTCCTCTGTTACCTAGACCAACACTACGTGCAGCTACCCCAACTAGTGTCCTCGGCATTGGATCACCCATTCGTACTCCTGTTAGAGCACCAGCTCCTAGACAACTACAAGGCCAACAAACACGACAAGTGCTACAGAAACGTACAACGGTTGTAAATACTCAAGCTAGTTCACCTAGTACTGCAACGGTGACTCCTGTTAGACCGAAATTTACGGTACTTAGTTCGCAGGGAAAACAAGTTATAAAATCTGGAAGCCCTGCGCAAAGCAAGCAATCACCTAAATCATCATTGGGTAAACCACAGTCTTTATTGTCGCCACAACAAAAGTTGTTAATGGCAAAGAGAAAAGCACAGGAGGCAGCAGGTTTGATTAAGCCAGGTGGACGTGGCATATTAGCTGGCAACCGTGCGTCGGCTGGACGTGGTAAGGCTAAAGCTGTCGAATCACCAACAGTTATTGCTCCAGGTAACAAACctaaagaaagtaaattagCAGAAGGGGATGGACTTCATATGGAATTTCACGAAGTGGGTTCCGAGGAAAGCAGTAGTGAAGGGGAACCAGAACTTCCTCCACCCGAGGCAGAAACGATTACAACTGCCGAACCTGATAGCCCACCGCGACCATTCACTCTGTGTCCGTTAACCGGACGTATAATCGGACCTGATGGCGAGCCAGTTGAACAGCCTGCCGAAGCTGAAAATGAACCAACTCCTTCGACGACTTTACCAAATGTTAAAACCGTTACAACTTCATCGGAAAGCACAGATACCGTTGCAACTACCACTACTGCTGAATTAGTGTTACCTTCTCTTGATTCCCTTGCAGAAGGTGGTGGTATTATGAGAGTAGAAATGAGTCCAGGAGGAACAACAGGTACTATTGTCCAGACTAGCGAACCAGCACAAATTCATTTACCAAACGAAGCAGTATCTGCTCCAGATCTTCCTTGTTTAGATGATACAACAACAAATACAGTAACAGCACCAACCACAACTATATCAACATCTTTAACAGAAACACCCGTAAGTGAATCTACCAACACAACACAAGGTGTAACAACAGCTACAGTAACATCAACTACAACTATATCAGTTGCATCTACTGATGTAAATAAACCAGATGAAAAAATGCCAGAAGACAGAAAAGTAACGGAAGACACATCTAATTTAGTAACAATAACAGGAGAAGATGGTGTGGTATATCAAGTCACTGGACAAGCAGATGATGGTCAAACCTTATTAGTAACGCGAGGAGCGGACGGTGAACAACAATGTGTATATGTCACCACCGAACAGCAAGGAGATGAAGGATCCGTTTTAACACTGGACCATGCTGTTGCTGAAGCAGTCGCACAATTAATACCAGATCAAGTCAATCTTACGTCACAGTTCTATGTAAAAGAAGGTGATGCAGAGCCTACTGAAAACCCAATGGTAATGTCCATAATGGACAATACAAATGCTACGGATGTTACCGGAAGTCAAGAAGATAGTGACGGACAAGCACAAGTCGTGGCCCAAGTTGTACAGGCAGAAGAACCTACACCAg gtGGAACTAGAAGAGTAGTATTGCTTTTGCCAGATGGAAATTTAATGATGACTGAAGTCGACGAAGAACAGTATGCTGCGCTTGAACTCGACAAATGA
- the LOC122637329 gene encoding flocculation protein FLO11 isoform X3: MEADDGPSAINTNPNSIKAAQEEMGRLDILVCGQCHSVFHFIEEFQEHRTKEGACSQISHFRENTNNEQKAQVWAFLLWKDTQIQQEGSDRDSTNSWKLYQKWCKMDTHIRDSWITAGKTIQTFTKISNAKMQEVPRQTNSNVEGTKPLVVRKVIRNGQPEEASDTKKDAKSSEVKSQKGLESMDSEVEKKEKPKLKPSVKPKGKSTKATGDEDRDSSTEEYIVEKILAKRFNPKKRCSEYLLKWEGYSHESNTWEPAESVATCKYLLEEFERNLAKQKELKAAQQQASTKLSGKVAAQKAVIKSADASKPGPSNVVQAGRPMRSSKSKAMDQVKQWCGSMKDEESDILGKRRIDYSDSDSEEAGSSAAKRAKADTGSDEDWTGESEEEKLMGRSDVIQRAFNRANAQSNGSNRTVSTTDLATSLGLQSPEGAKSSQPPVLVANAKGVVKVDPKQMPNLTSGVYVMSRKDGIIKLDSSPSGKLAVKGSPTTQGVLMVQNRDNTNVVRKQVISATQSNSITPVKVVSKMDGSQVVTQMKVVSKPVASKTGGIQKSEPIKIQPKPDPSQLQQIHVVTAVPAPITLQPRISTGIRPSPVAVTRGADGRPLLPRPTLRAATPTSVLGIGSPIRTPVRAPAPRQLQGQQTRQVLQKRTTVVNTQASSPSTATVTPVRPKFTVLSSQGKQVIKSGSPAQSKQSPKSSLGKPQSLLSPQQKLLMAKRKAQEAAGLIKPGGRGILAGNRASAGRGKAKAVESPTVIAPGNKPKESKLAEGDGLHMEFHEVGSEESSSEGEPELPPPEAETITTAEPDSPPRPFTLCPLTGRIIGPDGEPVEQPAEAENEPTPSTTLPNVKTVTTSSESTDTVATTTTAELVLPSLDSLAEGGGIMRVEMSPGGTTGTIVQTSEPAQIHLPNEAVSAPDLPCLDDTTTNTVTAPTTTISTSLTETPVSESTNTTQGVTTATVTSTTTISVASTDVNKPDEKMPEDRKVTEDTSNLVTITGEDGVVYQVTGQADDGQTLLVTRGADGEQQCVYVTTEQQGDEGSVLTLDHAVAEAVAQLIPDQVNLTSQFYVKEGDAEPTENPMVMSIMDNTNATDVTGSQEDSDGQAQVVAQVVQAEEPTPGGTRRVVLLLPDGNLMMTEVDEEQYAALELDK; encoded by the exons ATGGAAGCGGATGATGGCCCGTCGGCTATCAATACTAATCCTAATAGTATAAAAG ctGCACAAGAAGAAATGGGACGTTTAGATATTTTGGTCTGTGGCCAATGCCAttctgtttttcattttatcgaagaatttcAAGAGCACCGTACTAAGGAAGGAGCTTGTTCACAAATATCACATTTTCGTGAAAATACTAAT AATGAACAAAAAGCACAAGTTTGGGCCTTTCTTTTATGGAAAGATACACAAATTCAACAAGAAGGTTCGGACAGGGATTCAACCAATTCTTGGAAACTTTATCAAAAATGGTGTAAGATGGATACACATATTAGAGATTCATGGATCACAGCAGGAAAAACCATTCAAACATTCACTAAAATTAGTAATGCAAAAATGCAAGAAGTTCCAAGACAAACAAATTCTAATGTGGAAG GAACAAAACCATTAGTAGTACGTAAGGTTATAAGAAATGGACAACCAGAGGAAGCATCTGATACGAAAAAAGATGCTAAATCTTCCGAAGTAAAATCACAAAAAGGTTTAGAATCTATGGATAGTgaagttgaaaagaaagaaaagccaAAACTGAAGCCATCTGTTAAACCGAag ggTAAATCTACAAAAGCAACAGGAGATGAGGATAGAGACTCGAGTACTGAAGAATACATCGTGGAGAAAATTTTAGCTAAACGATTCAATCCAAAGAAGAGATGTTCAGAATATTTACTCAAATGGGAAGGTTATTCACA TGAAAGCAATACATGGGAACCTGCAGAAAGTGTTGCAACTTGCAAGTACTTATTAGaagaatttgaaagaaatttggCGAAACAAAAGGAACTGAAAGCGGCACAACAACAAGCAAGTACTAAATTGTCAGGAAAAGTCGCAGCACAAAAAGCAGTAATAAAATCAGCAGACGCTAGTAAACCAGGTCCGAGCAACGTGGTTCAAGCTGG ACGTCCTATGCGTTCAAGTAAATCTAAAGCAATGGACCAAGTAAAGCAATGGTGTGGTTCAATGAAAGATGAGGAGAGTGACA TATtaggaaagaggagaatagATTATTCTGATAGTGACTCCGAAGAAGCTGGCAGTAGCGCTGCGAAAAGGGCAAAGGCTGACACAGGTAGCGACGAGGATTGGACCGGAGAATCAGAAGAGGAAAAGCTGATGGGACGTAGTGATGTAATACAACGTGCATTTAACCGTGCAAACGCGCAATCTAATGGTTCGAACAGGACTGTTTCTACTACTGATCTTGCAACTTCATTGGGACTGCAGTCACCAGAAGGTGCAAAGTCAAGTCAACCTCCAGTATTAGTCGCCAATGCTAAAGGCGTTGTTAAAGTTGATCCTAAACAAATGCCAAATTTAACATCTGGTGTTTATGTTATGTCTCGAAAGGATGGcattataaaattagattCATCTCCGAGTGGAAAACTTGCTGTCAAGGGTTCGCCCACAACACAAGGTGTTTTAATGGTACAAAATCGAGATAATACTAATGTTGTAAGAAAACAAGTTATTTCTGCGACGCAATCAAACTCAATTACTCCCGTGAAAGTAGTTTCCAAAATGGATGGAAGTCAAGTAGTAACACAAATGAAAGTAGTTTCTAAGCCAGTTGCATCTAAGACAGGAGGTATACAAAAATCAGAACCTATAAAAATACAGCCAAAACCAGATCCATCACAATTACAACAAATACATGTGGTGACTGCAGTACCAGCTCCAATAACGTTACAACCAAGAATAAGTACAGGTATACGACCTAGTCCTGTTGCAGTAACGCGTGGTGCGGATGGTCGTCCTCTGTTACCTAGACCAACACTACGTGCAGCTACCCCAACTAGTGTCCTCGGCATTGGATCACCCATTCGTACTCCTGTTAGAGCACCAGCTCCTAGACAACTACAAGGCCAACAAACACGACAAGTGCTACAGAAACGTACAACGGTTGTAAATACTCAAGCTAGTTCACCTAGTACTGCAACGGTGACTCCTGTTAGACCGAAATTTACGGTACTTAGTTCGCAGGGAAAACAAGTTATAAAATCTGGAAGCCCTGCGCAAAGCAAGCAATCACCTAAATCATCATTGGGTAAACCACAGTCTTTATTGTCGCCACAACAAAAGTTGTTAATGGCAAAGAGAAAAGCACAGGAGGCAGCAGGTTTGATTAAGCCAGGTGGACGTGGCATATTAGCTGGCAACCGTGCGTCGGCTGGACGTGGTAAGGCTAAAGCTGTCGAATCACCAACAGTTATTGCTCCAGGTAACAAACctaaagaaagtaaattagCAGAAGGGGATGGACTTCATATGGAATTTCACGAAGTGGGTTCCGAGGAAAGCAGTAGTGAAGGGGAACCAGAACTTCCTCCACCCGAGGCAGAAACGATTACAACTGCCGAACCTGATAGCCCACCGCGACCATTCACTCTGTGTCCGTTAACCGGACGTATAATCGGACCTGATGGCGAGCCAGTTGAACAGCCTGCCGAAGCTGAAAATGAACCAACTCCTTCGACGACTTTACCAAATGTTAAAACCGTTACAACTTCATCGGAAAGCACAGATACCGTTGCAACTACCACTACTGCTGAATTAGTGTTACCTTCTCTTGATTCCCTTGCAGAAGGTGGTGGTATTATGAGAGTAGAAATGAGTCCAGGAGGAACAACAGGTACTATTGTCCAGACTAGCGAACCAGCACAAATTCATTTACCAAACGAAGCAGTATCTGCTCCAGATCTTCCTTGTTTAGATGATACAACAACAAATACAGTAACAGCACCAACCACAACTATATCAACATCTTTAACAGAAACACCCGTAAGTGAATCTACCAACACAACACAAGGTGTAACAACAGCTACAGTAACATCAACTACAACTATATCAGTTGCATCTACTGATGTAAATAAACCAGATGAAAAAATGCCAGAAGACAGAAAAGTAACGGAAGACACATCTAATTTAGTAACAATAACAGGAGAAGATGGTGTGGTATATCAAGTCACTGGACAAGCAGATGATGGTCAAACCTTATTAGTAACGCGAGGAGCGGACGGTGAACAACAATGTGTATATGTCACCACCGAACAGCAAGGAGATGAAGGATCCGTTTTAACACTGGACCATGCTGTTGCTGAAGCAGTCGCACAATTAATACCAGATCAAGTCAATCTTACGTCACAGTTCTATGTAAAAGAAGGTGATGCAGAGCCTACTGAAAACCCAATGGTAATGTCCATAATGGACAATACAAATGCTACGGATGTTACCGGAAGTCAAGAAGATAGTGACGGACAAGCACAAGTCGTGGCCCAAGTTGTACAGGCAGAAGAACCTACACCAg gtGGAACTAGAAGAGTAGTATTGCTTTTGCCAGATGGAAATTTAATGATGACTGAAGTCGACGAAGAACAGTATGCTGCGCTTGAACTCGACAAATGA
- the LOC122637329 gene encoding flocculation protein FLO11 isoform X2 — MQTVFADNANPSVILNKMEADDGPSAINTNPNSIKAAQEEMGRLDILVCGQCHSVFHFIEEFQEHRTKEGACSQISHFRENTNNEQKAQVWAFLLWKDTQIQQEGSDRDSTNSWKLYQKWCKMDTHIRDSWITAGKTIQTFTKISNAKMQEVPRQTNSNVEGTKPLVVRKVIRNGQPEEASDTKKDAKSSEVKSQKGLESMDSEVEKKEKPKLKPSVKPKGKSTKATGDEDRDSSTEEYIVEKILAKRFNPKKRCSEYLLKWEGYSHESNTWEPAESVATCKYLLEEFERNLAKQKELKAAQQQASTKLSGKVAAQKAVIKSADASKPGPSNVVQAGRPMRSSKSKAMDQVKQWCGSMKDEESDILGKRRIDYSDSDSEEAGSSAAKRAKADTGSDEDWTGESEEEKLMGRSDVIQRAFNRANAQSNGSNRTVSTTDLATSLGLQSPEGAKSSQPPVLVANAKGVVKVDPKQMPNLTSGVYVMSRKDGIIKLDSSPSGKLAVKGSPTTQGVLMVQNRDNTNVVRKQVISATQSNSITPVKVVSKMDGSQVVTQMKVVSKPVASKTGGIQKSEPIKIQPKPDPSQLQQIHVVTAVPAPITLQPRISTGIRPSPVAVTRGADGRPLLPRPTLRAATPTSVLGIGSPIRTPVRAPAPRQLQGQQTRQVLQKRTTVVNTQASSPSTATVTPVRPKFTVLSSQGKQVIKSGSPAQSKQSPKSSLGKPQSLLSPQQKLLMAKRKAQEAAGLIKPGGRGILAGNRASAGRGKAKAVESPTVIAPGNKPKESKLAEGDGLHMEFHEVGSEESSSEGEPELPPPEAETITTAEPDSPPRPFTLCPLTGRIIGPDGEPVEQPAEAENEPTPSTTLPNVKTVTTSSESTDTVATTTTAELVLPSLDSLAEGGGIMRVEMSPGGTTGTIVQTSEPAQIHLPNEAVSAPDLPCLDDTTTNTVTAPTTTISTSLTETPVSESTNTTQGVTTATVTSTTTISVASTDVNKPDEKMPEDRKVTEDTSNLVTITGEDGVVYQVTGQADDGQTLLVTRGADGEQQCVYVTTEQQGDEGSVLTLDHAVAEAVAQLIPDQVNLTSQFYVKEGDAEPTENPMVMSIMDNTNATDVTGSQEDSDGQAQVVAQVVQAEEPTPGGTRRVVLLLPDGNLMMTEVDEEQYAALELDK, encoded by the exons atg CAAACTGTATTTGCTGACAACGCAAATCCAAGCGTAATTTTGAACAAGATGGAAGCGGATGATGGCCCGTCGGCTATCAATACTAATCCTAATAGTATAAAAG ctGCACAAGAAGAAATGGGACGTTTAGATATTTTGGTCTGTGGCCAATGCCAttctgtttttcattttatcgaagaatttcAAGAGCACCGTACTAAGGAAGGAGCTTGTTCACAAATATCACATTTTCGTGAAAATACTAAT AATGAACAAAAAGCACAAGTTTGGGCCTTTCTTTTATGGAAAGATACACAAATTCAACAAGAAGGTTCGGACAGGGATTCAACCAATTCTTGGAAACTTTATCAAAAATGGTGTAAGATGGATACACATATTAGAGATTCATGGATCACAGCAGGAAAAACCATTCAAACATTCACTAAAATTAGTAATGCAAAAATGCAAGAAGTTCCAAGACAAACAAATTCTAATGTGGAAG GAACAAAACCATTAGTAGTACGTAAGGTTATAAGAAATGGACAACCAGAGGAAGCATCTGATACGAAAAAAGATGCTAAATCTTCCGAAGTAAAATCACAAAAAGGTTTAGAATCTATGGATAGTgaagttgaaaagaaagaaaagccaAAACTGAAGCCATCTGTTAAACCGAag ggTAAATCTACAAAAGCAACAGGAGATGAGGATAGAGACTCGAGTACTGAAGAATACATCGTGGAGAAAATTTTAGCTAAACGATTCAATCCAAAGAAGAGATGTTCAGAATATTTACTCAAATGGGAAGGTTATTCACA TGAAAGCAATACATGGGAACCTGCAGAAAGTGTTGCAACTTGCAAGTACTTATTAGaagaatttgaaagaaatttggCGAAACAAAAGGAACTGAAAGCGGCACAACAACAAGCAAGTACTAAATTGTCAGGAAAAGTCGCAGCACAAAAAGCAGTAATAAAATCAGCAGACGCTAGTAAACCAGGTCCGAGCAACGTGGTTCAAGCTGG ACGTCCTATGCGTTCAAGTAAATCTAAAGCAATGGACCAAGTAAAGCAATGGTGTGGTTCAATGAAAGATGAGGAGAGTGACA TATtaggaaagaggagaatagATTATTCTGATAGTGACTCCGAAGAAGCTGGCAGTAGCGCTGCGAAAAGGGCAAAGGCTGACACAGGTAGCGACGAGGATTGGACCGGAGAATCAGAAGAGGAAAAGCTGATGGGACGTAGTGATGTAATACAACGTGCATTTAACCGTGCAAACGCGCAATCTAATGGTTCGAACAGGACTGTTTCTACTACTGATCTTGCAACTTCATTGGGACTGCAGTCACCAGAAGGTGCAAAGTCAAGTCAACCTCCAGTATTAGTCGCCAATGCTAAAGGCGTTGTTAAAGTTGATCCTAAACAAATGCCAAATTTAACATCTGGTGTTTATGTTATGTCTCGAAAGGATGGcattataaaattagattCATCTCCGAGTGGAAAACTTGCTGTCAAGGGTTCGCCCACAACACAAGGTGTTTTAATGGTACAAAATCGAGATAATACTAATGTTGTAAGAAAACAAGTTATTTCTGCGACGCAATCAAACTCAATTACTCCCGTGAAAGTAGTTTCCAAAATGGATGGAAGTCAAGTAGTAACACAAATGAAAGTAGTTTCTAAGCCAGTTGCATCTAAGACAGGAGGTATACAAAAATCAGAACCTATAAAAATACAGCCAAAACCAGATCCATCACAATTACAACAAATACATGTGGTGACTGCAGTACCAGCTCCAATAACGTTACAACCAAGAATAAGTACAGGTATACGACCTAGTCCTGTTGCAGTAACGCGTGGTGCGGATGGTCGTCCTCTGTTACCTAGACCAACACTACGTGCAGCTACCCCAACTAGTGTCCTCGGCATTGGATCACCCATTCGTACTCCTGTTAGAGCACCAGCTCCTAGACAACTACAAGGCCAACAAACACGACAAGTGCTACAGAAACGTACAACGGTTGTAAATACTCAAGCTAGTTCACCTAGTACTGCAACGGTGACTCCTGTTAGACCGAAATTTACGGTACTTAGTTCGCAGGGAAAACAAGTTATAAAATCTGGAAGCCCTGCGCAAAGCAAGCAATCACCTAAATCATCATTGGGTAAACCACAGTCTTTATTGTCGCCACAACAAAAGTTGTTAATGGCAAAGAGAAAAGCACAGGAGGCAGCAGGTTTGATTAAGCCAGGTGGACGTGGCATATTAGCTGGCAACCGTGCGTCGGCTGGACGTGGTAAGGCTAAAGCTGTCGAATCACCAACAGTTATTGCTCCAGGTAACAAACctaaagaaagtaaattagCAGAAGGGGATGGACTTCATATGGAATTTCACGAAGTGGGTTCCGAGGAAAGCAGTAGTGAAGGGGAACCAGAACTTCCTCCACCCGAGGCAGAAACGATTACAACTGCCGAACCTGATAGCCCACCGCGACCATTCACTCTGTGTCCGTTAACCGGACGTATAATCGGACCTGATGGCGAGCCAGTTGAACAGCCTGCCGAAGCTGAAAATGAACCAACTCCTTCGACGACTTTACCAAATGTTAAAACCGTTACAACTTCATCGGAAAGCACAGATACCGTTGCAACTACCACTACTGCTGAATTAGTGTTACCTTCTCTTGATTCCCTTGCAGAAGGTGGTGGTATTATGAGAGTAGAAATGAGTCCAGGAGGAACAACAGGTACTATTGTCCAGACTAGCGAACCAGCACAAATTCATTTACCAAACGAAGCAGTATCTGCTCCAGATCTTCCTTGTTTAGATGATACAACAACAAATACAGTAACAGCACCAACCACAACTATATCAACATCTTTAACAGAAACACCCGTAAGTGAATCTACCAACACAACACAAGGTGTAACAACAGCTACAGTAACATCAACTACAACTATATCAGTTGCATCTACTGATGTAAATAAACCAGATGAAAAAATGCCAGAAGACAGAAAAGTAACGGAAGACACATCTAATTTAGTAACAATAACAGGAGAAGATGGTGTGGTATATCAAGTCACTGGACAAGCAGATGATGGTCAAACCTTATTAGTAACGCGAGGAGCGGACGGTGAACAACAATGTGTATATGTCACCACCGAACAGCAAGGAGATGAAGGATCCGTTTTAACACTGGACCATGCTGTTGCTGAAGCAGTCGCACAATTAATACCAGATCAAGTCAATCTTACGTCACAGTTCTATGTAAAAGAAGGTGATGCAGAGCCTACTGAAAACCCAATGGTAATGTCCATAATGGACAATACAAATGCTACGGATGTTACCGGAAGTCAAGAAGATAGTGACGGACAAGCACAAGTCGTGGCCCAAGTTGTACAGGCAGAAGAACCTACACCAg gtGGAACTAGAAGAGTAGTATTGCTTTTGCCAGATGGAAATTTAATGATGACTGAAGTCGACGAAGAACAGTATGCTGCGCTTGAACTCGACAAATGA